CAAACTTTCGCCGAAGATCGCGTTACATGATTTTGACGTCCGGGTCGACAAGACCAAAGAGCTGATCGACAAGGGCCACAAGGTCAAGATCGTCATTATGTTCCGGGGCCGGGAAATGGCCCACGTTAATTTAGGCCGCAGAGTGCTGGACCGCGTGCTCGAAGCGGTCAAGGAGGTGGCGAAAGCGGATGCCCCGTCCAAGCTGGAGGGAAAGAACCTGCATCTGATGCTTTCGCCGGTGAAAAAACAACATGCCGAAGATCAAGACAAGAAAAGCAGCAGCGAAACGGTTTGAGGTCAAGAAATCGGGCAAGATCATGCGCCGGTCAGCCGGTCTGCGCCACATCTTGGAATGGAAATCGTCCCGCCAGCGCCGGAAACTGCGCCGTAAATCGGTCGTTGCCCGCTCCGACGAGCGGCGGATCCGCGACATGATCCCGGGAGGGTCCAATGGTTAGAGTTAAAAGAGGTTTCACCGCCCGCCGCCGCAAGAAAAAACTTTTTGCCAAGACGCGCGGCTTTCGCATCACCCAGCGGACCCAGCTCCGGCGCGCTAAACAGGCCGTTATCAAGGCCGGGGTCCACGCTACCCGCCACCGCCGCGACAAGAAGGGGACGATGCGCCGGCTCTGGACGACCCGGATCAACGCCGCCGCCCGCCTCCTGGGGATCAAATACAACCAGCTGATCCATTCCCTGAAGCTGGCGAACATCAAGCTGGATCGCAAGATCCTGGCCGATCTCGCCCTGCAGGACCCGAAGACCTTCGCCACGATCGTTAACGCCGCCCGAAAACAATGATCGAAATGCAGGTCGGGGGGCTTGGTTTTGACCCCCGCAACCTCTCGCCGCTGGTGCTGCTCCGCGATCAGGAAGAGCTCAATTTCCTGCCGATCTGGATCGGCGTCTTTGAAGCGGCCGCCATCGCCATGGAACTGCAGAACGTCCAACCGCCCCGCCCCATGACCCATGATCTATTACGCAACGCGATCGAAACCCTGGGCGGCAAGCTGAAAAAAGTCGTGATCAACGACGTCAAGGACGGCACCTTCTACGCCACGGTCGAGGTCGAGGTCAAGGACAACAAGGTCATCAACCTCGACGCCCGCCCCTCCGACGCTATCGCGCTAGCCGTGCGCGGCCACACCCCGATCTTCGTTTCCGAGGTCGTGATGATGCAGGCCAAGCTGGTCAATTCCGAGAAAGACGCGGAAGAAACCAAGAAGTTCAAGGATTTTATCGAGAACATCCGCCCCGAAGACTTCACCAAGTACTACAAGCAGGACTAGCTTCTCGAGATCAGGAAGACCCCGAGGATAATAACGACGATCCCGGTCCAGCGGATCAGGGAAACGTGTTCCTTAAAGAAAAAGACCGATAACAGCGCGACCAGGACGTAGCCAAAGCTGACCATCGGATACACCAGGCTAAGCGGCATCCGCGAAAGAACGACCAGCCAGAAGACCGAAGAGAGGCCGAAGCAAGCCAGCCCGGCAAAGACCCACGGATTAAGGAAGATCGGGACAAGCTTGACCAGCAGCTGGCTGACCGGGAACGTTCCGAACGCGATCATCCCCCGCTTCATCAGTAGCTGGCCGGCGATCGCCAGGGTGATCGAAACGATCATGATCAGATAATTCATCATTTTATTGCTCCCTCCAAAACATAAACCGCTTTGCCTTTGTATCCTATCGCTTGAAGCCCGGGTTTCCCCATCTCCCGGACCACTTTGTATCGCCCTTCGCCCAGCGCCCGCTCTTCTGTCCCGTACCAGCCCGGATTACGCGTTAACTGTCCCCTTGCCCATGTCAACCCGCCCTTGGCCAACCAGTAAGCTTTTTCCCGGTCGATGAGCAGAACGGCTGTTACCTGCTCATTATAGACCATTTTCACGAGCATTACACCCAGCGCGAGCAATAAACCGGCCAGGACCGTCGCGATGATCAGCGCCGCCCCTCTTTTCATGGGGTCGCGACCTCCCAGGAAAGGTCGTCAAGTTGCACGACGACCCTTTTGGCCGCCAGAGGGGTAAAGAGCAGCCGTCCGATCTCCCCGGGTGAAGTTAAATAGGCGACCGTCCCGTTCTTCCGGCGCTGAACCTTACCGGCCTCATAAGAATAAGCGATGGTCGGATCGCCCGCCCGCAGGTCGGTCGTGATCCTTTCGGCGACCAGGTTCTTGATCTGGGCCAGGCTCGCTTGCTTAGTTAACTTCCGCCAGTTCCGCCAATAACTGCCGAAAGCCAGCGTGATCGTACCCGCTACCAAAGCGAAAAGCGTTAAAGCAACGACCAGCTCGACTAGAGTAAAGCCCCGGCGCGTCATTCCTTGCCCCGCAACGAATAAAGACGGACCGGCGGCGCTTCGATCATGATCACTTCGAGCTCAGCCGAGGCCGGCGCCGAGTAAGCGGCGGTCATTTTGCTCCTCGCTTCGTAAAGAGTCCGGGAAAGCCCGGCTGTTCTGGCGTGGCTCCGGCAAGCTGCCCGGTAAAGATAGCTCGCTGACGATAACGAGGTCAGCAGGATAGTTAGCGCCGTCAGCAGCTCGACCAGGGTAAAGCCTTTTCTATTCAATCCTGACCCTCCCGACCGAGGAAACGATGATCTTTCTGTGCGGTGAAAGGGTTAAAGTCCCGCTATAACCGGGCAGAGGGAAACCGGAACCGGCGAACTTGAACGGCAAGCGCTCGACCGTCTGCGCCCGCGTCAGCGCTTCGATCTCCGCTCGTCTCAAGTCGGCAGCGCGCGTCCCGCATTCCCCTTCGATCAAGGCGGTTTGGCGGAGTTTCATTAATGGAGGGGAAGAAACGGTCAGGATTATCCCGACGATCGCAATAACTACCAGCAGTTCAACTACAGTAAACCCCCGCCGCCCCATCCTGCCAACCCCCTTAGTCCCTGATCCTACCCCGCGTCAACCATAATATTATCGATCAATCTCGCCTTGCCCAAATAGGCGGCGACGGCAAAAACGACCTTCCCTTTTAGCTTCTTCACTTCCGCCAGGGTTTCCGGATCGACCGCCGCCAGGTAATCGAGGCGGACCGCCGGTTCGGTGCCGATCAGCGAGCGGAGCTTGTACATTATCTTGTTCAGGTCGCGCTCGCCCGCGCCGACCAATTTCTGGGCCTGCATCAGCGCCCGATAAAGGATGGTCGCCGTTTTTCTCTCCCGGGCCGTCAGGTAAGCGTTGCGCGAGCTCATGGCCAGCCCGTCGAACTCGCGGACGGTCGGCAGGGAGACGATCTCCACCGGCAGGTCGAGATCGCGGGCCATTTGCCGGATAACGACCTGTTGCTGGTAATCTTTCAGGCCGAACAGGGCGACGTCGGGCAGCACGATATTAAAAAGCTTGGCGACGATGGTCGTCACGCCGCGAAAATGGGCCGGGCGCGAGCGGCCGCAAAGTTTCCGGGACAGGCCCTCGACCTCGACGTAGGTCTTGAAGCCGGGCGGGAACATCCGTCCGGCGGCCGGGACAAAGAGGGCGTCGACCCCCAGCTCCTTGAGCGCCTTTTTGTCGCGCCCCAGGCGGCGCGGGTACTTTTTCCGGTCCTCGCTCGGGCCGAACTGGATCGGGTTGACGAAGATCGAAACTACGACCACGTCCGCCCGCTTGCGCGCTTGCGCGACCAGGGAGAGATGCCCCTCGTGGAGCGCCCCCATGGTCGGCACCAGCGCGACGCGCTTGCCGTGCGCCTTCGCTTTTTGGGAATAGAGCCGCATCTCGCCGGGGTCGCGGATCTCGCGCATTTTAGTGGCCGAGCCGGTAGCGGGCGATCGCCCAGAGCACCGCGGCCACGCTCAGGGCGATCGCTTTCAGCGCCAGGTTCTTGGTAAAGAAATCTTTAAGCATTGCCCGGCGCCTCGCCGCTCTTCTTGGGCGGCTCTTCGCTCTTGGGACGCTGCCAGGTGGCAAAATCGCACTTGGGATAATTGCTGCAGCTGTAGAAGAGCCGGCCTTTCTTGGTCCGCCGCTCCACCAGGTCGCCGCCGCACTTGGGACATTTGACCCCGAGCTTTTTCAGGATCGACTTGATGTTCTTGCAGTCGGGATAACCGCTGCAAGCCAGGAACTCGCCGAACCGGCCGCGCTTGACCACCATCGGCTTGCCGCACTTCTCGCAGTTCTCCGCCAGCGCCGCGAACCGGGCCTCCTCCTCCGGCAGATTCTTGGTGAACTTGCATTTCGGGTAGGTGGAACAGGCAATGAACTTGCCGAAACGCCCTTCGCGGATCACCAGCTTGTTGCCGCAGGTCGGGCAGTTCTCGTCGGTCATAATCTCGGTCTTGACCTTTTCCATCTTTACGTCGGCTTCGGCCAGGGCGGCTTTGAACGGTTCGTAGAACTCCTTCAGAGCGTTCCCCCATTGCAGTTTTCCCTCCGCCACTTCGTCCAGCTGGTCTTCCATCCGGGCGGTGAACTTGACGTCCAGGATCAGCGGGAAATGCTTGACCAGCAGGCCGTTGACCGTGACCCCGACCTCGGTCGGCTTCAGCGCCTTCCCTTCCTTGGTCACGTACCCCCGGTCCTGAACGGTCGAGATGATCGGCGCGTAGGTCGACGGCCGGCCGATGCCGCGCTGCTCCAGCTCCTTGACCAGCGACGCCTCGGTGTAGCGCGGCGGCGGTTCGGTAAAATGCTGGGCCGGCGCGACCTTCAGGAGCGTCAGCGCTTCCCCTTCTTTCAGCGGCGGCAGGAAGCCTTCTCTTTCTTCCGCCGGCTCGTTCTCGTCGGTGCTCTCGACGTAAAGCTTGAGAAAACCCTCGAACTTGATGACCGAGCCGTTGGCCCGGAGCAGGTATTCGCCGGCCGCGATGTCGACCGCGGTCTGGTCGAACACGGCCGCTTCCATCTGGCAGGCGACGAACCGTTTCCAGATCAATTCGTACAGCTTGAACTCGTCCCCCTTCAGGTCCTCTTTCAATTTGTCCGGGGAACGCAGGACCGAGGTCGGGCGGACCGCCTCGTGGGCGTCCTGCGCCTGTTTCTTCTTCTTGTAATGGATCGGCGCGGCCGGCAGGAACTGCTTGCCGTAGCTCTCGGCGATATATTTTCTGACCTCCAGCTCGGCCTCGTGCGCGATGCGGACCGAGTCGGTGCGCATGTAGGTGATCAGACCGACGCGCCCGTGCCCTTTGACCTCTTCGCCCTCGTACAGTTTCTGCGCCAGGGTCATCGTTTTCTTGGCCGAGAAACCGAGCTTGCGGGCCGCCTCCTGCTGCAGCGTGCTGGTGATGAACGGCGGGGCCGGGTGGCGCTTTTGTTCTTTCTTGCGGACTTCCTTGACCGCGTAAGCGGCGTCTTCCAGCGCTTTGGCGATCTGCTGCGCGTCCGCCGCCGAGCCGATGACCTTCCCTTTCTCCTTCGGCCGGACGCCGAGCGCCGTTTCGCCCCGGGCGACCAGCTTGGCGGCGAATTCCGTGCCCGCCAGGCTGGCAAGGTTGGCGATGATATCCCAGTACTCTTCTTTTTTGAACTTGCCGATCTCTTCTTCCCGCTCGCAGATCAGGCGGACCGCGACCGATTGGACCCGGCCGGCCGACAGGCCTTTACGGACCTTTTTCCAAAGGAGCGGGCTAAGCTTGTAACCGACCAGGCGGTCGAGGATCCGGCGCGCCTGCTGGGCGTCGACCCGGGGAAGGTTGATCTTGCGCGGGTGTTTCACCGCTTCGGTGACCGCCTCTTTGGTGATCTCGTTGAACTCGATCCTTTTGACCTTGCCGTTCCCTCCCAGGATGGTCTGCAGATGCCAGGCGATCGCTTCCCCTTCCCGGTCCGGGTCGGGAGCCAGGTAGATCAGCTTGGCCTTGGCGGCGGCGCTTTTCAGCTCCTTGACGATCTTTTCCTTCCCTTTAATGATCTGGTAGTTCGGCTCAAAGTCCTTATCGACTTTGACGCCGAGCGACTTGGCCGGCAGGTCGCGGATATGTCCCCCGCAGGCGGCCACGGCAAAGTCCTTCCCCAGGAACTTTTCCAGTGTCCGGGCCTTGGCGGGCGATTCGACAATTACTAAATTCTTGGCCATTGCGAACCTATACTATCAGACATGTTAATAAACTGTCAAATTACCAGCAATTTTATTGCCACGCTTAGCGAGGCCGGAGTGTAGTGGTTTTCGTCAGCGGCCGAAGCGTTTGGCCAGCTCTTCCGGGGTTATCCTGACCATCGTGGGCCGGCCATGGGGACAGGTCAGCGGGTTCTCGGTCGCGTAAAGGTCCTTGATCAGGCCTGCCATCTCCTGGGGGGTCAGCGGGTCGCCGGCCTTGATCGCGCTGTGGCAGGCGACCAGTTTCCTGATATTCTCTCTTTTAACTTCTAACTGGGTACTGCCGCCGGTTTCCAGCAGCTCGGTCACGATATCGAGCAGGAGCTGCTTGACCGGGATCTTGGCCGAAACAGCCGGAACAGCCCGGACAATAAAACTATTCCCGCCAAATTCGGCGATCTCGAAGCCGATCCCCTTGAGGTTGTCCAGGTTGCTCATTAACGCCATCGTCTCCCCGACCGACAGTTCGATCGTCTCCGGAATTAATAACGACTGGCTGCTCGCGACCCGCGGCCCGCGGCTCAACTGGTCGTAAATGATCCGTTCGTGGGCGGCGTGCTGGTCGATCAGCGTCAGTTCGCGGCCATCGGTCGCCACTATATATGTAGGCATTAGTTGATAGATCGGCGTTAGCGGTTGAGTTTCTGACAAGGCTGACTCCGGTATCTCGAAGTTGGGTGTAGGTTGTAAGGCCAAGAAGCCGGACGGGATGTTGGAAATAGGAAGTTGGTCGGCTGTTCCCATCTCCACCATCTCACTGCCGCCTTCCCTTCCGGCCTCTTCGCCTGTAACCTGACTTCTAACCTCCAAAGCCTCCCGGACCGCTTCCCTAACAGCCTGCATGACCATAGTGTTGTCCGCGAATTTAACCTCGCGTTTGGTCGGGTGAACGTTAACGTCCACCTGGCGCGGATCGATCTCAATGAACAAAATGGCGACCGGGTAACGGTTGTTCGGGATCAGCGTCCGGCAGGCTTCTTCCAGGGCGCGGTTGAGCAGAAAATTCTTGATGTAACGGCCGTTGACGAAAAAGGTCTCGTAATTCTTGTCCAGGCGGCTAATGGTCGGGCGGCTGACCAGTCCGACCACCCTCCCGGCGGCGAACGGACGGTCGACCTCGACCAGCTCCCGGGCCAATTCCGCGCCGTAGATCGCGAGGACCGCGTCGAGCAAGTTTCCCGTGCCCGGCGAATTGATCAGCGGCTTCCCGTCCGAGATCAGGCGGAAAGCGACGCCCGGGCAGGCCAACGCGTACTTGGCGATAATATCGCCGATGTGACCGAGCTCGGTCGCGTTCGACTTAAGGAATTTTTTGCGGGCCGGGGTGTTGTAAAAAAGCGCGCCGACCTCGACCGTCAGTCCGTTCCCCGACGGGTTCGGCTCGATCTTCATTTGCGCGATGCTGGCGATCGACGGGAGCGCTTCGCCGCGAAAGCCGAGGGTCTTGATGGCAAAGAGATCGTCAGCGGTCGCGATCTTGGAGGTAGAATGGCGCTGCAGGGCCAGTTCGATCTCGGCGGCGGTCATCCCGCTCCCGTTATCGGCCACCCCGATCAGTTTCTTGCCGGCATCCTGGACCTCGACGCTGATCTGGCTGGCCCCGGCGTCCAGCGCGTTCTCGATCAGCTCCTTAACGACCGAGGCAGGCCGTTCGATCACTTCACCAGCGGCTATCTTGTTAATAAGGTCATCGGACAGGACCTGGATCGGGTGTTTGTTCACCCCTCCATTTTACCTTAACGGGCGGGGTAAAAAAAGGTTGCGGCCTTCGATCTTTTCTCCCGGTTTGACCACTTGCCCGGCCGCCAGCGTCAACTCGCCCCACAGTTCGCTGTTTTCCCGGAGAATGATCGGCTTGTCCGCCTGCGTGTCGAAACGGACCCCGTCGCCGATGTATGTACCCCGGAAAGCCAGTACTTTTCCCTTTCCGTTAACCCCGAATTCGTCGTGGTTCCGGTTCACGTAATCAGGTATGCCCAGCGTGTCCGCCAGCGGCAGAGTCTCCCGCAACGCGTAGTCCAGGATTTCGATCGGGATGATCATCGCCCGGCAGGTTTGCTGGACGAACTTCAGCCGCGGCTGCGCGTCAAGGATGTTCAGATAGGGAAGCCCCCGCCCGGCCGAGATCTCCGCCAGCTCATCCAATAAGCGGTCATCGTTTTCCAGCCGCTCCATCAAGGAACGATTGGGATGAGCGGTCAAAAGTTGCCGGTCGATCCGGACCCGTTCAAAAGAATGCCTGAACTTGCCTGCCGGCCGGTAAATATGCGAACCGCCGGAATCGGAAATAATACGGACGCCCATAGTAATTGGTTATCAGGCGATCAGCGGGGTGATTTCACCGCAATTCGGCGGGGAGGCGGACCGGGCGGAAGCCGTCGGCGCTCAAGGCGCAAAGCGTGATCCGGGCGGAAACCAGCGCCTTGCTCCCTTTGAGAACTTGCTGTTGAAAAACGACCCGGGCCGGGGTGGTCTCGGCAATCTCCGTGGTAACAGTTAACTCATCATCATAAACCGCCGGGGCATGGTAATCGCATTCGACCCTGATGACGGCAAAAAGGATCCCTTGCTTTTCCTTGAATTCTTTAACCTTAAGCCCCATTTGGCGGAGCAGTTCCGTTCTCCCCCGCTCGAATAAACCCAGATAGTTCGCGTAGTAGACGACTCCCTCGGCATCGGTGTCCTGGTAAATGACCCGGTGGGCGAACTGGTGTTTCATGGCTTAATTATAACATGGCTGAAATTAATCGGGCCGGCCAACGAAAACAATAGTGATATGGGCACGCCTGCGCTGCAGAGATTAGTCGCCAGGATGGCGAAAAGATACCCGACCGCTAACTACGGCTGGGGTAACGCCGCCCGTTCCGGCCGCCTGGCCAGGGCCGGCGATACGGTCGTGCTTTATCCCGCTAACGTTCGGGAACAATTCGACTGCCTGACGGCCAGCGTCAGCGCCAAGGCCGCGATCACTAAAGCCGGTTATGACGCGACCATTCTCGGCCTGTCCATCCCGATCGGCGACACCGGCGCCTTTGCGCATAATGTCGTCGAGGTGAGCGGCGAGCGCGGCGACTGCACCCTGGTCGGCTTTACGCCGCTCGACCGCCTGCTGGGGATCGATCCGCTCCGCCATTTCACCCCGGCCGCTTACAAGCAATTGACCAGGGAGTGCGATGGCTATTTTTTCGGGGTCATGAGCGCGGAGCCGGCGACCGAGCTGCAGCTTGACGAACAATTCTACCCGTTCCGGGCGCGCTTTGCGGACCGGACGCTGGTCCTGACCGAGATCAGTTACCGGCGCAGCTTCTTCTCCCACCACTTCCAGCTGCGCGGCGCATTCATCGATTTTGACGCGGCGAACTACCGCCTGGTCGAAAACCACCCGCTGGAAGCCACTTATTCGTTCAACCGGATGTGCAAGAGCGTGCGGCTTTTCCCTGATTTCTGGCAGGAGATCTCGGCCAATCGGCGCCGCTGGTCGTTCAATGAGGATTTTTCCCCCGCTACCCTGAACCGCCCCTGGCCGATCCTGGAAGCGCTGCGGGAAGACTGGCCGGACTTCGCCCGCCTGATCTCCCAGCTGTTTTAGCGGAGAACGCTCTTCAGCAGCGGCTCGAACCCGGGGAAAGAAGTCTCGATGCAATCGGTATTATCAATGATCGTTTCGCCCCGGGCGATCAGGCCGGCAACCGCCAGCGCCATGGCGATCCGGTGGTCGCCGTAGCTTTCGCACCGCGCCCCGGTCAGTTTCGCCGGACCGGTGATCCGTAAACCGTCAGCCAATTCCTCTACCGCCGCGCCGAGCTTGCGCAGTTCGGTCGCTACGGTCTTGATCCGGTCGCTCTCCTTGATCCGCAGCTCCTGCGCCCCGCGGATCTCGGTCACTCCTTCGGCCTGCGTCGCGGCGACCGCGATGATCGGGATCTCGTCGATGATCCGGGGAATGATCTCGCCGTCGAGCTTGATCGCTTTCAGCCGGCCGCTCCGGATAATGATGTCCGCTCTCGGCTCTCCCGCCAGCAGCCGTTCGTTCTCCACCCTGACCTGCGCCCCCATCCGGTGCAGGACGTCAAGAATCCCGGTCCGGGTCGGATTGGTGCCGATGTTGTTTAAGCGCAGTTCACTCCCCGGGACCAGCGTTGCGCCGATCAGGAAAAAAGCGGCCGAGGAAATGTCGCCGGGAACGTCGATCTCCGTCCCGTCGAATTCCTGCTGACCCGTGACTCGCGACTCGCGACCCGTAACGGTAATGGCCGCCCCGAAATGGGCCAGCATCCGCTCGGTATGGTCGCGCGAAGCGGTCCTTTCCGTCACGCTGGTCGTGCCGGCCGCAAAAAGACCGGCCAGCAGGATGGCGGACTTGACCTGCGCCGACGCGACCGGCAGCTCGTAAGCGATCGCCCGTAAATTGCCGCCAAAGATCTTTAGCGGCGGATAAAGCTCTTCTCTCGCCCCCCCGCCCCGGCGCCCCTCCAGGCTCGCGCCCATCTCCCGCAGCGGCAACGCGACCCGCCCCATCGGCCGTTTCCGGATCGATTCGTCCCCGTCGATCTCTACGGGAAACGCCTGCCCGGCCAGGATCCCCGAGATCAACCGGATCGTCGTGCCGGAATTGCCGACGTATAACGGTTCGGACGGTTTGACCAGCCCTTTAAGCCCCTTCCCTGTGATCGTGACCCGCGACCCGTGACTCGCGGCTTCGATCCCTAATTTTCTCAAGCAGTCGATCGTCGCCAGGCAGTCGGCGCTGGGGAGAAAATTATCGATCACCGTGGCGCCGCGCGCCAGCGCGCCGATCATGACGGCGCGGTGGGAGATCGACTTGTCGCCGGGAACGGCGATCGCGCCGCGCAGGCTTTGCGCCGGAAAGACGTGCAAGTTTTCCATCAAAAGTGATTATAACACCAAGGCCTGAAATTTTCTATTTGACCGGGCGAAATATGGGCATGATCACCCGTCGCGCCTGTTTGCGCCTGCTCAGTTACTCCGCCGCCGCGCTGGCCTTGCCGGCCGGCTGCCGGAACAGCGAACGTTTTCGGCTGACGCCGGGCGCGGTCCTGTCCGACCTGCGGGCAAATGAAGTGCTCGGTAAAATGCGCGATTGCCGGCTCTCGTTCCGGTCCAAGCACATTGAAAAATTGACCGAGCGGGGGAAGGAGGCGCTCACGATCGTCCAGCGCGGCCTGATCGTACTGAGTTTGATCGGCGTTGAACCAGCGGAATTCAACTTCGGCGTGTACGGGCCGCAAACCGCGGCCGCGGTCGAAAAACTGCAAAGCTGGGGAAGGTTAACGCTGGATGGCGATCATTTTGCCTGCCGTGAGCTGCAGCTGTTGGAACAAGGGCTGGAAGCCAAGCTTAACGAGGAAGAGTGAGCGCGGAAGCCTACTGGTAGATCGAGTCGCGGAACTGTTTCGCCTTATCCAATTCGGCCTTTAATTCCTCGCCCTGCCCCGCCTTGATCAGCCGTTCCAATTGTCCCAGGGCCTTTTTGAAGCCGCCGATCATCTTCAAGACCGCTTTTTTATTGGTCGTGAACATGTCCACGCCGAGGATCGGGTCGCCGGAAGCGACGCGGGTCGTGTCGCGGAACCCGGAGGCGGCGCATTGCTTCATCAAGGCTTGTTCCGGCTCCGCGGCTACCGCGTTAACCAACGCCGCCGCGAGCACCAGCGGCAGGTGGCTGACCGCCGCGACCGCCAGGTCGTGTTTCCTGGGCTCCATTTCCACGATCTTAACGCCGAGCTGACCGAGCAGCTGGCCGACTTGTTCCAGCGCCCGAATGCTGGTGCGGCCTGTCCGCGTCAGCAGCCAGCTCTTCCCCTGGAACAGGTCGGGCTCGGCCGCCTCCAGCTTACTGGTTTCTTTCCCCGCCATCGGGTGGCCGCCGACAAAAAAGACGCCGCGCGGCAGCAGCCGTTCCGCCTGCGCCACGATCTCCTGCTTCGAGCTGCCGACGTCGGTCACGATCGCTCCCTTCTTCAGGGCCGGCGCGATATCCTTGATGACCGCCGTGATCAGGTTGATCGGCGTGCAAACAAAGACCAGGTCGGCGTCCGCCACGCCCTTGACGTGATCGGTCGTCCCTTCGTCAATCGCCCCCAGCTGTTTGGCCAGGTCGATCGTCTCGGCCCGCCGGGGGATCCCGACGACCTTCAATTTGGCGGCAGGCGGCAGCTGTTTCTTCAACGCCAGCCCCAGCGAACCGCCGATCAAGCCTAAACCGATGATCGCTATTCTCATGGCTTAATATTATAACCTTTCTCGTTTTTTTCGGCCAGCTTATCGATCTCCGCCGCGATCTGCCCCAGCTCGTCCAGCGAGGAGTCGCAGATCCGCGCCCGCGATTGGCCGCCAGTGATCTGCCGGAGAGCAGTCAAATAACGCCGCAGCCGCAGGCCGGTGGAGTTCGCGATCAGGTAGCCGTAGTAATAAAGGAAAAGGAAGCCGAGCGGGGCCAGGATAATGTCCAGCAGCAGGACCTGGTTGATCCGTTCGATGAATTTCATCTCCGCCAGCTCGGTGTAGCTGCGGCTCCGCTCGATCTCGTAAAAGGTCCGGCCGTCAAGGAGGTTGAAGGTCCTCGTCAGTTCAGCCGGGGACCCGCGCCCCACCAGGATCAGCTCGGCTTGCATCCGGAATCGATTGATATCGGTGACCAGCACGATCAAGTCGAGCGGGATGCCGCCCTGTTTCAAGGTCAGGTACTTATCGAGGGCGAGATCAATCAAGGTCAGGCTCCGCCTGGCCCGCTCCGGATTGTCCGGCAAGCTCATTTTCGCCTGCAAGACGCCGGCCCGGATCGTCTGCAGGCTGTCGAGCTGCCGCCAGGAGTCGTTCATCAGGCGGTTATAATCGCCGACGATCGTCGCGAAATGCCGGCTGCTCATCGAGAAAAGGATGACCAGGACCAAGATCCCGGTCAAATAACCGGCCATGATCTTGAGCGGGAACGACCAATCCCGGAAGCTAAGGTCCTTCAAATAACTGCTCCAATAGCCGGGCGCC
This window of the Candidatus Margulisiibacteriota bacterium genome carries:
- the panC gene encoding pantoate--beta-alanine ligase, which produces MREIRDPGEMRLYSQKAKAHGKRVALVPTMGALHEGHLSLVAQARKRADVVVVSIFVNPIQFGPSEDRKKYPRRLGRDKKALKELGVDALFVPAAGRMFPPGFKTYVEVEGLSRKLCGRSRPAHFRGVTTIVAKLFNIVLPDVALFGLKDYQQQVVIRQMARDLDLPVEIVSLPTVREFDGLAMSSRNAYLTARERKTATILYRALMQAQKLVGAGERDLNKIMYKLRSLIGTEPAVRLDYLAAVDPETLAEVKKLKGKVVFAVAAYLGKARLIDNIMVDAG
- a CDS encoding bifunctional nuclease family protein; its protein translation is MIEMQVGGLGFDPRNLSPLVLLRDQEELNFLPIWIGVFEAAAIAMELQNVQPPRPMTHDLLRNAIETLGGKLKKVVINDVKDGTFYATVEVEVKDNKVINLDARPSDAIALAVRGHTPIFVSEVVMMQAKLVNSEKDAEETKKFKDFIENIRPEDFTKYYKQD
- the rpmI gene encoding 50S ribosomal protein L35 gives rise to the protein MPKIKTRKAAAKRFEVKKSGKIMRRSAGLRHILEWKSSRQRRKLRRKSVVARSDERRIRDMIPGGSNG
- a CDS encoding prepilin-type N-terminal cleavage/methylation domain-containing protein, with the protein product MNRKGFTLVELLTALTILLTSLSSASYLYRAACRSHARTAGLSRTLYEARSKMTAAYSAPASAELEVIMIEAPPVRLYSLRGKE
- the topA gene encoding type I DNA topoisomerase produces the protein MAKNLVIVESPAKARTLEKFLGKDFAVAACGGHIRDLPAKSLGVKVDKDFEPNYQIIKGKEKIVKELKSAAAKAKLIYLAPDPDREGEAIAWHLQTILGGNGKVKRIEFNEITKEAVTEAVKHPRKINLPRVDAQQARRILDRLVGYKLSPLLWKKVRKGLSAGRVQSVAVRLICEREEEIGKFKKEEYWDIIANLASLAGTEFAAKLVARGETALGVRPKEKGKVIGSAADAQQIAKALEDAAYAVKEVRKKEQKRHPAPPFITSTLQQEAARKLGFSAKKTMTLAQKLYEGEEVKGHGRVGLITYMRTDSVRIAHEAELEVRKYIAESYGKQFLPAAPIHYKKKKQAQDAHEAVRPTSVLRSPDKLKEDLKGDEFKLYELIWKRFVACQMEAAVFDQTAVDIAAGEYLLRANGSVIKFEGFLKLYVESTDENEPAEEREGFLPPLKEGEALTLLKVAPAQHFTEPPPRYTEASLVKELEQRGIGRPSTYAPIISTVQDRGYVTKEGKALKPTEVGVTVNGLLVKHFPLILDVKFTARMEDQLDEVAEGKLQWGNALKEFYEPFKAALAEADVKMEKVKTEIMTDENCPTCGNKLVIREGRFGKFIACSTYPKCKFTKNLPEEEARFAALAENCEKCGKPMVVKRGRFGEFLACSGYPDCKNIKSILKKLGVKCPKCGGDLVERRTKKGRLFYSCSNYPKCDFATWQRPKSEEPPKKSGEAPGNA
- the infC gene encoding translation initiation factor IF-3 produces the protein MNERIWAKDVRLIDENAKQLGVVATPEALRLARERGLDLVLIAPASKPPVARIADYGKLKYELAKKDKESRKSSKIGTIKEVKLSPKIALHDFDVRVDKTKELIDKGHKVKIVIMFRGREMAHVNLGRRVLDRVLEAVKEVAKADAPSKLEGKNLHLMLSPVKKQHAEDQDKKSSSETV
- a CDS encoding type II secretion system protein; translated protein: MTRRGFTLVELVVALTLFALVAGTITLAFGSYWRNWRKLTKQASLAQIKNLVAERITTDLRAGDPTIAYSYEAGKVQRRKNGTVAYLTSPGEIGRLLFTPLAAKRVVVQLDDLSWEVATP
- a CDS encoding type II secretion system protein; amino-acid sequence: MGRRGFTVVELLVVIAIVGIILTVSSPPLMKLRQTALIEGECGTRAADLRRAEIEALTRAQTVERLPFKFAGSGFPLPGYSGTLTLSPHRKIIVSSVGRVRIE
- the rplT gene encoding 50S ribosomal protein L20 encodes the protein MVRVKRGFTARRRKKKLFAKTRGFRITQRTQLRRAKQAVIKAGVHATRHRRDKKGTMRRLWTTRINAAARLLGIKYNQLIHSLKLANIKLDRKILADLALQDPKTFATIVNAARKQ
- a CDS encoding EamA family transporter, with the translated sequence MMNYLIMIVSITLAIAGQLLMKRGMIAFGTFPVSQLLVKLVPIFLNPWVFAGLACFGLSSVFWLVVLSRMPLSLVYPMVSFGYVLVALLSVFFFKEHVSLIRWTGIVVIILGVFLISRS